The following proteins are encoded in a genomic region of Glycine max cultivar Williams 82 chromosome 18, Glycine_max_v4.0, whole genome shotgun sequence:
- the LOC100306593 gene encoding uncharacterized protein LOC100306593 yields MESLLPKSIYGGIKSYLRRRRYRRLHGGATVVRRKMAIIRLRGPRRYWRIRAVPRLRWVMRSPLTILTKLKNAYMNFMLKLSGNVGAMNSDNIFEVKRIPKARQVSKGYSRDEFEARLIFEISKTLVASYELHPM; encoded by the coding sequence atggAGTCACTACTTCCCAAGTCAATCTACGGTGGCATCAAGAGTTACTTGAGAAGGCGGCGCTACCGGCGTCTCCACGGCGGCGCCACCGTCGTTAGAAGGAAGATGGCGATCATCCGCTTGAGAGGGCCACGTAGGTATTGGAGGATCAGAGCAGTTCCAAGGCTTAGATGGGTGATGAGATCACCATTGACGATTTTGACAAAGCTCAAGAATGCTTATATGAACTTTATGTTGAAGCTGTCAGGGAACGTAGGTGCTATGAACAGTGATAACATCTTTGAAGTGAAACGGATTCCAAAGGCTCGTCAAGTGTCTAAGGGCTATTCCCGTGATGAATTTGAGGCCAGGCTCATTTTTGAGATTTCTAAGACCTTGGTTGCTTCCTATGAACTTCATCCCATGTAG
- the LOC100800055 gene encoding uncharacterized protein, with amino-acid sequence METESLLPEPTYGGIKRYLRRRRYQRLDGHGGATATGGKKTKMIRSRRRSPHRQWRMKAIPKLTWMVRSPLKMMAKLKNAYTNFMLKSMTTDNIFGSKRIPKVDPQVSKGYKGDAFEARLIFEISKALVASHELYPVH; translated from the coding sequence ATGGAGACAGAATCACTATTGCCTGAGCCAACTTATGGTGGCATAAAGAGGTACTTGAGAAGGAGGCGCTACCAACGCCTCGACGGCCACGGTGGTGCCACCGCCACCggtggaaagaaaacaaagatgaTTAGGTCAAGAAGAAGAAGCCCACATAGGCAATGGAGGATGAAGGCAATTCCAAAATTGACATGGATGGTTAGGTCACCCTTGAAGATGATGGCAAAGCTAAAAAATGCTTACACGAACTTCATGTTGAAGTCCATGACCACGGACAACATATTTGGTAGCAAAAGGATTCCAAAGGTTGATCCTCAAGTGTCTAAAGGTTATAAGGGTGATGCGTTTGAGGCTAGGCTCATTTTTGAGATCTCCAAGGCCTTGGTTGCGTCTCATGAACTATATCCTGTGCACTAA